The following are from one region of the Paenibacillus sp. JZ16 genome:
- a CDS encoding glycosyl hydrolase family 8, protein MRIKKKRGRNAKRMFLLFLALLLIPWTLPANSHADSVTSKPELASDGPGKAAEAIIAEWVFKNKGEGGIHPATGGLNKSSSILQQVGGYFEYYDSKAQDISYQGWDNGQGKKYWLAMVPTSAYKNVKLSSEQSSSGSAPNDFKVQVSTDRTVWTDVPGGTVQMNIVSSYNCPNQACLLRNLPLPNAEDKQMLYIRWVVNSNKPTNPKDNPNGIGSGGSSKIRNIRVTGEPISGTTPEQPTIDVSYVPEQGAEKVAVTTPIEVKFNKPITVTAKQDITVRDGQNQPVSSIAVEVINETTLRIRHSGLGQGKSYRVTILQTAVQGKDGSPLLRNIEWSFTTVGAVSQPKLINMTLNGDPKTSMAFAWYTDTSAATKVQVAESTGTGNLFPKEGFLEFTGSSEEISTYMTKSDRTTGKKKKFFSHKASANGLNPGTDYVFRVGDGSIWSSVGSFTTDTTTPKPYRFIVGADSQASSKSGFEPWADTFKKAYEHMGNPKFLINAGDLVDNGDLEEQWQWMLGLAQEHLMKVPFVPVLGGHEVSDWDGDATTPNNNFYNHFNLPRKVVDATHDGSVYSFEYGDALYMVYNSQFDGKLNEDGSVDWDDDQHEQFWNQIDWMRNTVAKTDKKWKFVTLHKAPYAAGDNSAQWEGDRVEFYRKNLIPVFDELGIDMVFEAHDHMYMRSFQMYGDKVIDPKKLEKDEAGNVVNPQGTVYLMPNAFGNKFYYKNEPYDDYFAAINNQPKKKMFTDVSVSDQILKFDAYTAAIEDEGKSGSGKNGLKVYDHYGIKRTDTKPNPVEGAQVKLQGAKATLTWKTPTSSNEQVRGFRIYEQDDKISKHWSLYVPVKSGTSQYSVVIDKLNPDIQYNLVIKSVGRRDNSSPVTVSTSDHAEGNEPPSAVDGLAGKGVSPFQIDLTWRAPSGKAPYRYHIYRNDRHVGTTKEITYADTGLTPETEYRYKVTAVTMGGVESLPTAEIRLKTMTSSQGTGPYKPFPQHTAYSSGSIKPNHVQQAQLDATVARLYDEWKQKYLKKKPYLQSSEPDQYYVWYADGDWFQEEYDEELKVNYQPMTVSEAHGYGMLITAHMAGHDPKAKAYFDGLYRYFRAHPSKINPELMAWKQGDTGQAVVNVGGVDSATDGDMDIAYALLLADRQWGSDGEINYLSEAKKVIDAIMKSDVNHAEWTLKLADWVSDNDAKYGSATRPSDFMLQHLKDFKNASGDANWDRVIDKTYSISEGVYKKYSPNAGLLPDFVEKKNGSYAPADPEFLESETDGDFSYNSSRIPWRLGTDALMTGETRAKEQLNKMTSWIRQVTGDDPGKIYGGYKLDGSKALVNYTDTSFSAPMMVSAMINPANQQWLNRLWDHNASISTNDDVYFGNTLRLLSMIVVSGNWWSPTIADTEAPIQPTIEEAVVVSDSSVELKWTPSFDNAGIAEYKVYRNNTVIGTSNTTDYKDSGLTPNTTYQYFIVAYDTSGNMSKISNVRIVSTGKP, encoded by the coding sequence ATGCGAATCAAGAAGAAAAGAGGACGGAATGCAAAGCGAATGTTCTTATTGTTTTTAGCATTATTGTTGATCCCCTGGACACTGCCGGCAAATTCTCATGCCGACTCCGTGACGTCCAAGCCCGAGCTAGCCTCTGATGGACCGGGGAAAGCGGCAGAAGCCATAATCGCCGAATGGGTCTTCAAGAACAAGGGAGAAGGAGGCATCCATCCTGCAACCGGAGGACTCAACAAGTCTTCCTCCATCCTCCAACAGGTCGGAGGATATTTTGAATACTACGACAGTAAAGCCCAAGACATCAGCTATCAGGGCTGGGACAATGGCCAGGGCAAGAAATATTGGTTGGCCATGGTTCCTACGTCAGCCTACAAGAATGTCAAACTATCCTCGGAGCAAAGCTCTTCGGGTTCTGCGCCTAACGATTTCAAAGTACAGGTAAGCACCGACCGAACGGTATGGACTGATGTTCCGGGAGGCACTGTACAGATGAATATCGTTTCGAGTTACAATTGTCCGAATCAAGCCTGCTTACTCCGCAACCTCCCCCTGCCGAATGCAGAGGATAAGCAAATGCTGTATATCCGCTGGGTGGTTAACTCCAATAAGCCAACCAACCCCAAAGATAATCCGAATGGCATTGGATCGGGAGGTTCCAGTAAAATTCGGAACATTCGCGTAACCGGGGAACCGATATCCGGAACAACGCCTGAACAGCCTACCATCGACGTATCCTATGTGCCGGAACAAGGTGCCGAAAAGGTAGCCGTGACAACGCCGATTGAGGTTAAGTTCAACAAACCGATCACGGTAACGGCCAAACAGGACATCACGGTACGGGATGGCCAGAATCAGCCTGTTTCAAGCATTGCCGTCGAAGTCATAAACGAGACGACATTGCGTATTAGGCATAGCGGATTAGGTCAAGGGAAGAGCTACAGGGTAACAATACTCCAAACCGCGGTCCAAGGAAAAGACGGCTCCCCTCTGCTTCGAAATATCGAGTGGAGCTTTACGACTGTAGGAGCCGTCTCTCAGCCGAAACTTATTAACATGACCCTGAACGGAGATCCAAAAACGAGCATGGCTTTCGCCTGGTACACGGATACGTCGGCCGCAACGAAAGTCCAGGTTGCCGAATCAACGGGAACCGGAAACCTGTTTCCGAAAGAGGGATTTCTTGAATTCACCGGCTCCTCGGAGGAAATTTCGACGTATATGACCAAGAGCGACAGAACGACCGGAAAGAAGAAAAAGTTTTTCAGCCATAAAGCAAGCGCGAATGGATTAAATCCGGGAACGGATTATGTATTCCGGGTAGGCGATGGTTCAATATGGAGCTCCGTTGGATCGTTCACAACCGATACGACAACACCGAAGCCATATCGGTTTATCGTGGGAGCCGACTCTCAAGCCTCAAGCAAATCAGGCTTTGAACCATGGGCGGATACCTTCAAGAAAGCCTACGAACATATGGGCAACCCCAAATTTCTGATCAATGCCGGCGATCTGGTCGATAATGGCGACTTGGAGGAGCAGTGGCAGTGGATGCTCGGACTCGCGCAGGAGCATCTGATGAAAGTGCCATTTGTACCCGTACTGGGCGGACACGAAGTATCGGATTGGGACGGGGATGCCACGACGCCGAATAATAACTTTTACAACCATTTCAATCTGCCGCGGAAAGTGGTGGATGCGACTCATGACGGGTCGGTTTATTCTTTTGAATACGGCGACGCGCTTTACATGGTGTACAACTCGCAGTTTGACGGCAAGCTGAATGAAGACGGCTCCGTCGATTGGGACGACGATCAGCATGAACAATTTTGGAACCAGATTGATTGGATGAGGAACACGGTGGCGAAGACCGACAAGAAGTGGAAATTCGTCACGCTTCACAAAGCGCCTTATGCAGCTGGCGATAATTCCGCGCAATGGGAAGGAGATCGCGTTGAATTTTACCGGAAAAATCTGATTCCTGTTTTTGACGAGCTTGGCATCGATATGGTGTTCGAGGCTCACGATCATATGTACATGCGTTCCTTCCAAATGTATGGGGACAAGGTCATCGATCCGAAAAAACTGGAAAAAGACGAAGCAGGCAATGTCGTCAATCCTCAAGGAACGGTGTATCTGATGCCCAACGCGTTTGGAAACAAATTCTATTATAAAAACGAGCCGTATGACGACTACTTCGCAGCGATTAACAATCAGCCGAAGAAAAAAATGTTTACGGATGTGTCGGTTTCGGATCAAATTTTGAAATTCGATGCCTACACGGCTGCTATTGAAGATGAAGGAAAGAGCGGATCTGGGAAAAATGGGCTGAAGGTGTACGATCATTACGGTATCAAACGAACAGACACCAAACCGAATCCGGTAGAGGGAGCACAGGTTAAGCTCCAAGGTGCCAAGGCTACGTTGACCTGGAAGACACCAACTTCCAGCAATGAGCAGGTAAGAGGATTCCGCATTTATGAACAGGATGACAAGATCAGCAAACATTGGAGCCTTTATGTGCCAGTGAAGTCGGGAACGTCCCAGTACAGCGTCGTTATCGACAAATTGAATCCGGATATCCAATATAATCTGGTGATCAAGTCCGTTGGCAGAAGAGACAATTCAAGCCCAGTCACCGTAAGCACTTCGGATCATGCCGAGGGGAATGAACCTCCATCTGCTGTGGATGGTTTGGCGGGCAAAGGCGTGTCTCCTTTTCAAATCGACCTGACCTGGAGAGCACCTTCCGGCAAAGCGCCGTATCGGTATCATATATACCGCAACGATCGTCACGTTGGAACAACCAAGGAAATAACATATGCCGATACCGGGCTGACGCCCGAAACGGAATATCGGTACAAGGTAACTGCCGTCACTATGGGAGGCGTTGAATCACTGCCGACTGCAGAAATTCGCTTGAAAACGATGACTTCTTCGCAAGGCACCGGGCCTTACAAACCGTTCCCGCAGCATACAGCCTACAGCTCCGGCTCGATCAAGCCGAATCATGTGCAACAAGCGCAGCTGGATGCGACCGTTGCCCGGCTGTATGATGAATGGAAGCAGAAATACTTGAAAAAGAAGCCGTATCTCCAATCTTCGGAGCCGGATCAGTACTACGTCTGGTATGCCGACGGGGACTGGTTTCAAGAGGAGTATGACGAGGAGCTGAAGGTCAATTATCAACCCATGACCGTTTCGGAAGCGCACGGATACGGGATGCTGATCACCGCACACATGGCGGGTCATGATCCTAAGGCCAAGGCTTATTTTGACGGACTATATCGATATTTCAGAGCACATCCGAGCAAGATCAACCCGGAGCTGATGGCTTGGAAGCAGGGCGATACAGGTCAGGCCGTCGTAAATGTCGGCGGTGTTGATTCGGCCACAGATGGTGATATGGATATCGCGTACGCTTTGCTCCTTGCGGATCGCCAGTGGGGAAGCGACGGTGAGATCAATTACCTGTCCGAAGCCAAAAAAGTAATCGATGCGATCATGAAGAGCGATGTCAATCACGCCGAGTGGACGTTGAAGCTTGCTGATTGGGTGAGCGACAACGATGCTAAGTATGGCAGCGCTACGCGTCCTTCCGATTTTATGCTTCAGCATTTGAAAGACTTCAAAAATGCGAGCGGTGATGCCAATTGGGATCGGGTCATCGACAAGACCTATTCCATCAGCGAAGGAGTATACAAAAAGTACAGTCCGAATGCGGGGCTGCTGCCCGACTTTGTGGAGAAGAAAAACGGCAGCTATGCACCGGCAGATCCGGAATTCCTGGAGTCTGAAACAGACGGGGATTTCAGTTATAACTCTTCGCGCATTCCTTGGCGGCTCGGCACGGACGCTCTTATGACCGGGGAAACCCGTGCGAAAGAGCAGCTAAATAAAATGACGTCATGGATTCGCCAAGTGACCGGGGATGATCCGGGAAAAATATATGGCGGCTACAAGCTGGACGGGTCAAAAGCACTCGTGAATTATACGGATACCTCATTTTCTGCGCCAATGATGGTCAGCGCCATGATTAATCCGGCGAATCAGCAGTGGCTCAACCGATTATGGGACCACAACGCCTCCATTTCTACGAACGATGACGTTTATTTTGGAAACACGCTGCGTCTTCTAAGCATGATTGTCGTTTCGGGTAACTGGTGGTCACCGACCATCGCGGATACCGAAGCGCCGATCCAGCCAACCATCGAAGAAGCGGTAGTCGTATCCGATTCATCCGTGGAACTGAAGTGGACGCCTTCATTCGATAATGCGGGAATTGCAGAGTATAAGGTTTATCGGAATAATACCGTCATTGGAACGTCGAATACGACGGATTATAAGGATAGCGGCTTGACGCCGAATACAACGTATCAATATTTTATCGTTGCGTACGATACCTCAGGTAACATGTCCAAAATCAGCAATGTCAGAATCGTCTCGACGGGGAAGCCATGA
- a CDS encoding AraC family transcriptional regulator: MSRESKSRSSIPSFHYHDAYEILYIVSGELHYCIGSQPFQLVGGSMLLIRKNDGHRLINPNGAPFERVTLLFQEEFLGGLLTEDPSFHPLSPFQAGSGSIRLKGQEQGYVEGLFARMAAESANESPESNFYLKILLSELLVFTHRILNSGRQYITISTNQVHQRISHIAHFINHHYDQRLTLEELTSRFHVSPSHLSRTFKESTGFTLIEYVNHVRIKQACHLLKESNMQVSDIAESVGFENSTHFGRTFKTIIGLTPLKFRKIHQTNIQL, translated from the coding sequence ATCAGTCGAGAGAGCAAATCCCGATCGAGTATTCCTTCATTCCACTATCACGACGCTTATGAAATTCTGTACATTGTCTCAGGCGAGCTGCATTATTGTATTGGAAGCCAGCCGTTTCAGCTCGTGGGCGGTTCTATGCTGCTCATTCGCAAGAACGACGGACACCGTCTGATCAATCCTAACGGTGCCCCATTCGAAAGAGTAACCCTGCTCTTTCAAGAAGAGTTTTTAGGCGGGTTGTTGACCGAGGATCCGTCTTTTCATCCCCTCTCCCCTTTCCAAGCAGGTTCCGGTTCCATCCGGTTAAAGGGTCAGGAACAGGGGTATGTCGAAGGGCTCTTTGCGAGGATGGCCGCCGAATCGGCTAACGAATCCCCAGAGTCGAATTTCTATCTCAAAATCCTGTTATCCGAGCTTTTGGTGTTCACCCACCGTATTCTGAACAGCGGCCGCCAATACATAACTATCTCTACCAACCAGGTTCATCAGCGTATCTCCCATATAGCTCACTTTATCAATCACCACTACGACCAGCGCCTCACTTTAGAGGAACTCACCAGCCGGTTCCATGTAAGTCCCTCCCATCTTAGCCGAACCTTCAAGGAATCGACGGGGTTTACCCTGATCGAGTATGTGAATCACGTACGGATCAAGCAAGCGTGTCATTTGTTGAAAGAATCCAATATGCAAGTTTCAGATATCGCCGAAAGCGTCGGCTTCGAGAATTCAACCCATTTCGGTCGCACGTTTAAAACCATAATCGGTCTCACTCCCCTGAAATTCCGTAAAATTCATCAGACGAATATACAGCTGTAA